In Rickettsia endosymbiont of Lasioglossum villosulum, the DNA window AAAATAATTGATATATCAAATAGAGTAGAAATCCCTTTATTTGTTAGTATCATTGACGAAAAAACTTAAATTATTTAAGGTAAAGAGATGTTTCAAAAATATATTGTGTATTTAAAGAATCTTATATTCTTTCAATTTATTATATATTTTTTCTTTATTTCATTAACTGTTTGGGTAATAAAAAGTTTACAGCAAGAATATGCACAATCAATTCTTGATAAACAATTAGCTCAAGAAAGTTTAACTGAAGAAGTATTAAAGCTTTATTCCGTGCAAAATTCTAAAGAAGAAATTTTAGAATCCTATAAGAAATATGTCGATTTAAGTTTACCAAATAAAGTAACCTGCTTAAATTATCAAGAATTAATTCCTAAAATAAAAGGTTTGAGCAATAAATATAATCTACTAGAACCTATAGATATATCAATAAACTCAGTCTTTTTTAAAAATAATATTCCGGCAAACGAAAATGAAAATATTCGTGTAAATAATTATAGTATAAATATAAAATATGCAGCTGTGGATTTTATAACTTTCCTAAAAATATTTCATGAAATCTATTCTTATATGCCGCCTAACACGCTTATATCATTTGTAAGAGTACGAAATGAAGAAGTATTAACACCTAAAAATATTTACAAACTTTCAGTAGCTCACCCTCCTAACCTTATTTATGCCAAATTAATATTATATATACGAGAATTATCTTCAACATGAATAATATAGATACTACTTTATTTAAAAAAGACATTATTAATAATTTTATTAATAACCTTACCGAAATTACCTGCTCAACTCTTGCAAATATGCTTGCTATAGATTATGCGGTAAGACTTAATTCAAAACCTGAAGCTAAAAAATATATAAATGTATGTATTTCAAGGCTTAAAAATCACTTAAGGCTACGTGTTATTAATGATGATAGTTTTTCTCTAGCTCTAAAATTATTTGTAATTCTGATTACTCCAGAAGATGAGAATAATCAAAATATTTCTGAACAATCACAGGATATCGTAGCAGAAAATCTAGTAGAAATGTATTTTGGAGCTGAAAAAATAAGTAGCGAAGAAAAATTAAAAATAAAAAACGTGTTTAAAGTTCTTTTAAAAGAAAAGAATTTCGACGAAATAATTAATTATGCACAATCGCACGTAAAATTATTCCGTATGTCTTTAAGATATGGCATAAATAAGTATAAGACTCCCAACGAAATAAGTGTTTATATACAACAAGAATTTAGTAAAGTATTAGAAATATCTTCAGAACTTACAAGAAGAAGTAATCTATTTAAACAAACTACCGGGAAAATTGCCGGTGCTGCTTGTGCCCTTTTAGTCGGAGCGATTAGCGTTGCAACAGCAGGAGCAGCTTTTTCTATTGTAGTTTTGCCTGTTTCAATTTTTGCCGTGAAATATGCCCCTAAAATTGGTGAAAAAATTGGAGAACTAATTTTAAATAACGATAAAGCGATAAAACTGGAGCAGAATAATATTAATCAGATTATAGCGAAAATATCCAATAATAATGAAAATTTATTATCTCAAGAAAAAAGACAAAATATTCAAAAAAGCATAATAACAACACCAACTAAATTAAACGTCAAATTAGATAAGAAACTAGGACATGAAAAACATAGATAAAATAAATTAATCAGTTAAATATAATATTTCAAAACGTTTCTTATCAGCAAGCGACTGAGCTTTAGGAACTTCCGGATACTCCAGTAATAATGGCAAAAACAAGCTGCCTCCAATCACAATACGACTATTTTCGTTTTTAGGACGCAATCCCCATATATTTTGATAGGTCATAGCCATTAAGGTACTTTCTTTATTATGAACGTTGGGATAATTACCTATATATAAAAATACATGTCCTTCAATATGTATTATAGTAAGAAAAGGTTTTCCATTTTTAATTAGATAAGATAATCTTTCTAACGGAGTGGCAGCACTCATATCAACTGCATAAAAATTTTCCTTAATAAATTCTGCCTGAGCACCTGAGTTTCTAGGTAGCCATATACCAAAAGGTGTAAAAAGATTTTTTAATTCTGCAGAACAATCATTATAAAAATACATATTTCCCCAACCATAAGGTCTACCTATTAAACTACTCATAAGGTTTGCCATATTATGCTGAGTAAAGCTTAAAGGCATAACTTCAACATTTTCATTAGGTACTGATACATGTTTAATAATAGCTCGATTATTTTCTACTACTGGTATCATTAATTTTTTATTTGAGGTATCTTTACTATCTACTATAGGAAATACCGATCCTATATAAGCAGTAAATAAAGACCTGCCATTTAAATCTATAATATTTGTATTTGTTTGAGTAATCGCACCAAGCTTTAATTTAGCTGCTTTTTGCCAATTATCTATAAACCTGCTTGATGCTTTAGCGATGCCCCTACTTTCTACCCAAGTTAAAAACGATGAAGGGGCTATTACTAAAGACCAATTTTTATCCATAGTAGTTCCAACTACATATAGAGGTGTTCCTGCCCAAATAGCAGTTTCTTGAAGATTGTCGAAAGGATATCCTTGTCCAGCAATTTTATTGCTGTAAAAATGTACATCATTTGTTGGCAATGCTCTAGCATGTAAATTATCAATAGCTATAGCTCTATTATTAGGGTTATAATCTAAATTAGCGAATTGAGCTATATTCATATTATAAGTAATTTGATCAGCCCAAGCAGGTGAGTAAGGACGATAATTTTCAGCATAACCTATATCATTTTCTGCTTTTTTACCTCTATTGCTATATTTACTCACTATTTCTTCTTGTATAGATACTATATCTTCCGGAGAAGTTTTATGCAGAACTAAATTAACAAAATTTTGATCCCACGGAGATAATTTACCATATTTATACTCATAAAATAATTTAAAATGTCTCTGCTGCGTATCTACAGCTAATAATGGAGTATTATAATTAGGATCATTAGGATTTAACCAAGTAGAAACGTTTTGGTCGTATTTTTCTAAAGGGAATAACGTTAAAACTTCTTTGCCTTGAGACAAATTTTTATTATTAATTGAATTACAGCTCATTAATAAGCAAGAGGCTACTATTGATAAAATAATATATTTTTGCATTAAGATTAACCAATAAATAAAAGCTAAATAATAATTATCAGATTTATTAATGCAAGTAATATTTGAAAGCTACTTTTAATCATCTTTAAAGCATAATTATTATTTAATCTTTTTTAAAACTCATCTAAGATATATTTTTACTTGAGAATATAAAATATTCACCTTATTATCCTGTTAATATTAATATAATAGTTTTAAATGAAAAAAGTAGTAATATCAGGCATGGTAGGCAATGCCTTAGAGTGGTATGATTATGCATTATATGCCCAATTTGCTTATATTATAGGTCAGCATTTTTTCCCTGATTCTGAAATGCGTGATACTCTAACTTTTGCAGTATTTGCTGCAGGTTTTATAGTACGTCCTTTAGGAGGTATCATTTTTGGTAATATCGGTGATAGATTCGGTAGACGTATTGCTTTAGTAGTCAGCATTATAACTATGGCAGTGCCAACTGCTGGAATAGGTTTACTCCCAGGATATAAAACTATTGGGATTGCTGCACCTATTATTCTAACTATTATAAGACTAATTCAAGGATTTTCCTTAGGCGGTGAATTTAGCGGCTGTATTTCTTATATAGTTGAGCATGCTTCATTTGAGCAAAGAGGGCTTGCGGGTAGTGCCTCATTCGTTAGTATGTGCGGGGGCATGCTACTTGGGCTTATAACCGCTGCTGGTTTTTCGTATTTTATGCCGGCTGATATGTTATTTGAATGGGGATGGAGAATACCTTTTATTGCTGGATTATTCATTAGTTCGGTAGGTTTATATATTAGGAAGAATCTATCAGAAAGCCCTATATATAAGAAAGCTAAAGAGAGCGGTAGGCTAGCACGTTTTCCTCTACGGGAAACCTTAACAAAATACCCAAAAGAGCTAATCGTAGCACTTGGACTTTATATTACTGTAACTGCACCTTTTTATACTTCGACGGTTTTTATCGGCAATTTTATGCAAACTCTTGGATATACTAACCAACAAAGCGTTATTGTAAGTAGCGTAATATTAGTTGTTATGATGGTAGTGTTTCCAATATCGGCTTATATTTCAGATAGAGTAGGGCGTCGTCCTGTACTAATATGCGGTATTATTTTACTAATTCTATTAGTTTATCCTATTTTCATTTGCCTTGGATCAATGAATTTTGCTTTAGCAATCATCTCACAAATATTATTTGCCGGAATTATTGCTGTTTATATGGGACCTATACCGACAGTGCTAGTAGAAATATTCCCAACTAGCGTAAGGTTTACCGGTGTTGCACTTTCATATAACCTTGCTGCTGCTATATTTGGCGGTACTGCTCCGATGGTAGCAATGTTATTAATGAAAATGACCGGCGACAATTACGCAATCTCATATTATTTAATTGCACTTGCTTTAGTATCCTCTATAATCCTGAGATTTTATAAAGAGACATATAAAAAGAATTTGGTGAATTAATATGAGTGAGGTTTTTGAAGTACCTGGCGGTGAAGAGAAAGTATTATTACATACTTGTTGTGGTCCTTGCGTTGGTCCTTTAATGGAAAAAATGATGAGTAGCGGTATTAATTTTACGCTATTTTTTTATAACCCTAATATTCATCCTAAGCAAGAATATGAATTGCGTAAGAATGAAAATATACGTTTTGCCGAAAAGCATAATATCGAATTTATTGATGCTGACTATGATCCGCAAAACTGGTTTAAACGTGCTAAAGGCTTAGAGTTTGAGCCAGAAAGAGGCAAACGCTGCTCTATGTGCTTTGATATGCGTTTTGAGCGTACGGCTTTATACGCTCATGAAAATGGGTTTAAAGTCATTAGTAGCTCGCTTGGTATTTCCAGATGGAAAGACATGAACCAGATTAATGAATCGGGAGTTAAAGCAGCATCACATTATGAGGGTATAACTTACTGGACTTATAATTGGCGTAAAGACGGCGGAGCAAGTCGTATGTATGAAATTGCTAAAGAGGAGCATTTTTATAAGCAAGAATTTTGCGGCTGCACACCATCGCTTCGTGATACTAATAAATGGCGAGTAGCTAACGGTCGCCCGAAGATCGAGATTGGTAAAGAGTATTATTAGGTGTCATTACGAAGATGGTTTGTTCCTTGGCATCCCACAGATCGGCTTTGTTGCACGACTCGAAAAACGTCCATGTTGTCATACCGTGGCTTGACCACGGGGTAACAAGGGGAAATGATCCACGCAGGCAAACCACTACGGTATGACAAAGGAAACCGATTGACTTTTTTGTTTGAAGTAGTTAAAGCTATTTTGGGGTGTCGAAACCTTTTGTAGTATGGTGGATGCATCAGCCATAAAATGGTGCAATCCTTGTTGTTTGTATTTTTTATTATTTCTGGATCCCATGATCAAATCTATAATACCGGACTATCGGACAGTTTTTATTCTATGTCATTCTTGCGGAAGCAGGAATCCAGCATAAAGCGAGATACTTAAGCTTTTAATTTTAAAAGCTTGCTGCTTTTATGTTTATTTTTCTAGATTCCTGCTTCTGCGGGAACGACATATAAGGTCACCTATACCTGAATAAAATATAACATTTTTTTAAAACTAACTATCTGGCACTATAGACTTGGTTACGGGATGACGAGTAGATAATTATATATAGTAAGAGGTGAAACTGTCCCAAAATTCAGGTGTATTGCCTATATCAGAAACATGCACATTATCTTCTATATTTTGACTCGTACCAGCAAAATATTCGCAAATATTTTTTGCTAAAGGAGCTATTACCTCTAACGCATAATTAAAACCATATACAACTGTATTATAAAAACTATTACTACTTTTTACAGGTAATGTGTCTTCTATCATCGTAAAAATGTCTATACTTTCTAATAAATCTTCTATCATCATTAGTGGCTCTATACTTGTACTTGTAAAATTTTGTTCTTTATTTTTCATAAAAATTCCTTTAATATAAGTTAATTAATTATTAGTAAAGGCATTATACATAGTTTCAATGTTCATGTCAATATATATTATTAACAAATTAATAACTATTTAATAATCTGCTTTTATGAAATAAAGACCGCAAGCAGGGGCGGTAGGACCGGCAGCTTTTCTATCTGCTGCCTCTAAAACTTGCTGCATTTGTTCAGCTTGCCAAATATTTTTACCGACTAATACTAGGCTACCGACTATATTACGCACCATGTGATGTAAAAAAGAGGGGGCAGAAAAATATAATTTTATTTCCTCATTTTCCTTTATAATATCAAGATTTGTTAAGGTTTTGATGGGAGATTTTGATTGACAAGAGCTAGCTCTAAATGAAGTAAAGTTATGTTTACCTAAAAGATATAAGCTACTTTTTTGCATAGCTGAAATATCTAACGGCACACTAATCCACCAAACACGATCAAAATCAATTACTGATGGGTAGGGTCTATTAAGAATTCTATATACATAATGACGTGCTATTGCGGAAAAACGTGCATGGAAATTATTGTCTACCAATTCACAATTACACACTCCTACTATATATGGTCTTGTAAAATAATTAATGGCTCTGATAATTTTATAAGGTTCAAAATATTTTGAGAGATCAAAGTGTGCTATTTGACATATTGCATGAACTCCAGCATCAGTTCTACCTGATCCGAATAATGTTACTTGCTCACCAGAAAATTTATAGATCGCTTCTTCTAATATCTGCTGTACCGACATTACTCCCGATTGTCTTTGCCAACCCGCAAGATTCGTGCCTAGATACTCAACACTAATTTTATATCGATACATAGTTTTACAATTATCATGCGGTGGTGAGATCTACTCGTTGCATGGCTTCTATGTCATTCCCACAAAGTATTGCCCGCATGGATCAATTTCCCCTCTGTCATCCCGCGGCGGCGTTGCCCGCGTGGATCGAGAGTCGTCATTGCGAGGAGCGAAGCGACGTGGCAATCTCAGGAAATAATGATGAGATTGCTTCGTCAAAACTTACAGTTTTTCCTCGCAATGACGAGAAAATGATCTACGCAACAATGCCTCCCCACGAAAGCGGGAATGACATACAGGACATTTTCCAAGCTATACAACAACCTAGCAACTAGATAACAGTTTAGATTTAAGCCTCTAACAAATCAGAAGGGTTACCATCACCACGTTTTCCACCGCTTCTAAAGCTATTAAGCTTTTTGGATCTGATAGGATGTTGTAACTTTCTTAAGGCTTTTGACTCAATTTGTCTTATACGTTCTCTAGTTACTTTAAATTGCTGCCCTACTTCTTCAAGCGTATGATCAGTATTCATACCTATTCCAAAACGCATTCTAAGCACCCTTTCTTCACGAGGCGTAAGGGTTGCAAGCACTCTAGTTGTAACTTCACGTAAATTTGATTGAATTGCCGCATCAATCGGTGCTACTGCGTTTTTATCTTCAATAAAATCACCTAAATAACTATTATCATCACCATCCCCTACCGGATTTTCAAGGCTAATCGGCTCTTTAGCTATTTTCATAACTTTTCTTACCTTATCAATCGGCATAGAAAGTCTTGCTGCTATTTCTGCTGGAGTTGGTTCATAACCAAGCTCATTAAGCATTTGTCTTGAAGTTCTGATTATCTTATTAATTGTTTCGATCATATGCACAGGAATACGTATAGTTCTTGCTTGATCGGCAATCGCTCTTGTTATTGCTTGTCTAATCCACCAAGTTGCATAAGTAGAAAATTTATAACCACGGCGATATTCAAATTTATCAACCGCTTTCATAAGTCCTATGTTACCTTCTTGAATTAAGTCTAAGAATTGTAAGCCTCTATTAGCATATTTTTTAGCAATAGATATTACTAAGCGTAAATTCGCCTCTATCATATCTTTTTTCGCTTGCAACGTTTGTCGCTCACTTTTTTGGATAGTATTTACTAACTTTTTAAAATCATTAACTAGAAGACCGGTATTAATCTCTATCGCTGATAATTCAGCAATCATCTGATCTATATAATCCGATTCTTTAGTGAGCAATTCTTTCCAACCAGCTTTCTTATTTTTCAGCATTTTTTCTTTCCATGCTGCATTAATTACGGCTCCTATATATTCATCTAAGAAGTTCTGACGAGTTATTCCGTATTTTTCAGCAAGCTTTAAGAAGGCTGTTTCTTTATTTATTAAATCACGATTTATCCCATACATTTCAGATAAAATTTCTTCTGTTCTTTTAGAATTAAAATGTATTTCTGAAACTTCGCTAATTAATAGTTCTAAATTATCATTATATTTTTTACTATTTTGTAATATTTTTGGATCAGCAGACTTTTCAAAAGATTTTTTAGTTTCAATTAATAATTCCTCACAAATAAAAGCGATTTTTTTCATCCGCTCTATAATATTAGGCAATATCTGTGTTTCTACTTTAGACATTGATAAGATATTTTCTTCATGATCGTGATCGTGATCCTGCTCTTCTTCTTCATGATCACTATTATGATCGTCTTCACTTTCCGAATTCTCATCATCATGCATCATATTAGATTCTAGATCTATGAGATCACGCAGTAACATATTATTCTCATTAACTAAATCCGCATACCACTTTCTAAACTTATCCATAGCAATAGGACTTCTACATAATGCAGCGATCAATGTTTTGCGACCTTCTTCAATTCTTTTTGCTATTTCAACTTCGTTTTCACGAGTAAGTAGATCAATCCCTCCCATATCTTTCAGGTAAAGCCTTACCGGATCATCGGTAGTACCTATATTTTCTTCCTCTGTTTCATCTTCAGGTTCATGATCAATATTGGTGGATATTTTAAAACCTTCTTCCATTCCCATGTCATCAATCTTAATTGCGTCATCCTCGTTAGTATCTAAAATATCTACTTCCGCCTCGGAAAATCTAAACATAACTTTATCTATCTCTTCTACAGATGTCCCATCAGGAAGAGCTCTATTTATATCATTATAAGTAACCGAACCTTTTTTAGATTTAGCTTTTTTTAGTAAACTATCTATTTTATTTAGATTATTATTATCTGTATTTGTCATTAAATACCTATGGAATTAAGCTGATTAAGTTATAATAATATTTTATTGTGAAACCGCCATAAATCACGATTTCTACAGTTTGTTATTATCAATAATATGATTAATAAAAGATTCATTTAAGTCTTGTAATTCACTTGCAATCTTTAAGATTTCTTTTTTATAAAACAAAACTTTCTCATAATCATCAATGTTAGTTATAACATATTCTTTTGTAATATGTGCATATTCTTGCTGTAAATTTAATAGATAATATCTTTTGTATAACCATTGCCATAATAAATCTAAGCGAACATTATCTTTATTAAATGCTATATCTAAGAATAAGTTGTCTGCTTCTGATAATAATAAAAAAATATCAAAAAAGCTAGTTTTTTCCACAATTGCGGCAATTTCACCTGCCTCTACAGCATTATCAATAATCTCACTTAAGTACCAATTACGGAATTCTTCAAGTAGTTTATTACTAAAATTTAAATTTAATATAAATTCTTTAATTTCGAATTCTTGTAATATTTGCGGGAATTTTATTAATAAAGCACAAAAAGCATGCTCTAATATTTCAAGCTCTGAATAACCGCTACTAAGAGGCAGCAAGTTTACATTTTTAGCTACAGTCTTTTGCTGTTTTGTAACTAAATTTTGCCATATTTGATCTTTAAAAAACCTATAATAGCTAGCTCTTAAATTACTATCAGATATTTTACTGCAATAATCTTTTAAATTCTTTTCTAAATTAGCTTTATCTTCTGCTGTTTTAAAATTTTTACCAGCATATTCTATTTGCCAAATCATTTCCGATAAGCTTATCCTTGTATCTATAAGCTTTGTAAAAAAATCCGCACCATTTTTATTTACTGCATCATCAGGGTCTAGCCCGCTAAGTAGCCTAATAAAAGAAATTTTCTTTTCACTATTAATAAGCGGCAAAGCTAAATTAATTGTCCTAACGCTTGCCTTTATTCCAGCATTATCTCCATCAAGACATAATATAATTTCATCTCCTGCTCGCCATAATTTGTGCAAATGATTTTCAGTAACACTAGTGCCAAGGCTTGCTACTGCTTCACTAAATCCTGCTTGATGCAGAGAAATAACATCGAAATAACCTTCTACTAAAATCGAGTAATTTTTTTTATAGCTACTGCTTATGGCTTTATGCTCACCATAAAGAGTTTCGCTTTTTTGGAATACTACAGTTTCCGGCGAATTCAAATATTTAGGTAGACCTTGCCCAATTACTCTACCCCCAAAGCCTACTATTTTATTGTAAATATTTCTGATAGGAATAGTTATGCGATTTGAAAATAAGCTATATATTTCGCCATCTTCTCTTTTTCCTATAAGACCTGCTTTTCCAAGTTGCACATTTGTTATATTTTTATCATGAAAAAATTTCTCAAATTTGTTACCTCTAGGTGCAAAACCGATTGAAAATTCCTTTATTGTCTCATTAGTAATATTTCTTTCATTTAGATAGTTTAATATTTCAGGTGTTAATTGTGATTTAAAAAACTTATTGGCAAGTTCAAGAATATTTAAAATCTCGTCTGATTCTTCATAAAACTCTTTTTGCTTCTGGGTTAATTTTGGTATTTCTATACCATAATCGGTAGCTAATTTTATAGCAGAATCGCTATAAGATAAACCGCTAACATTGGAGGTAAATTTTATAACGTCACCTGATGCCTTACAACCAAAACAATAAAAAAATCTTTTACTATCACTAACTGTAAAAGATGGGGTTTTCTCTTGATGGAAAGGGCATAAACCTACATAATTACCGGATTTTCTAGTTAAAACTACCTTTTGACGCACTACATCGGATATGTTAATACGATTTCTTAAAACTTCATAAAATTCCGGTGCAAGCTTCATGTTTTAAATAATATAAGAAAGGATAGCTGTAGAAAAACAATAAGTAAGCGGAATTGATAAATTATCATTAACTTTCAAATCCTTTGAATAAAATTCAATTGCTGTAGTTGCTATAGAACTTATAATAATAATAATAAAACTAGTATTAAATCCTAAGTAAAAATACACTAATATACTTATAAAAATTGCGGATAGCAAGAATGCTGTAGAGCCTGCAAAAGACTTACCATTATTTAAACTATTGCCTATTTTTGTACCAACAAGAGCTGCTAGACAGTCAGAAACAATTAAAATCAGCCAGGAACAAATTGCCAAATTTTTAGGAAAAAGAAGAGCTGTTAAGAAAAAACCAAGCATCATAAAGCTAGAGCCACTTAAGGCAAAAGAGCCATTACTTTCATCTGCTCTCATAATTTTTGTAAAAAACTTAGTTACAAACTCACTAATTTTAATGCTACTATGACGTGATATATCTAAATACAAAGTCGCAGCAGTTACTATAAATAATAGTATAGTAATAGAGGTTCTTGAGATAAGTATATATATTAAAGGTAGTATTATAGCAGATAAATGAAAAGCTTTACGCTTTTTTTCAAAATCAAAATCTTCAATGTTCATGAGGTTAATAATTTATTTTTAGGTATACGAAAGATAATAAAGATGATATAATATCATACTAAAATTACCAATTTTACACAATAACAATATGATGGCAAAATGATGGCAAAATTTCCTATCACTGACCAAGGCTTTGAAAAATTAGAACATGAGCTTAAGCATTTAAAACATGTAGAGCGTAAAAAAGTTAGCGAAGATATAGCAGAAGCACGAGCACATGGCGATTTATCCGAAAATGCTGAATATGAAGCTGCACGTGAAAAACAAGCATTCGTAGAAGCTCGTATTAAACATCTGGAAGATATAACAGCAAGAGCAGAAATTATAAATGTTGCTAAATTGTCAGGTGATAGAATAAAATTTGGTGCTACTGTCGTGTTAATAGATGACGAAACTGAAGAAGAAGTTATGTATCATATCGTTGGTGAATATGAAGCTGATATAACTAAGAAAAGAGTTTCTATTGCATCTCCTATAGCGAAAGCTTTAATTGGCAAATCAGTAGGTGATATTGTGGAAGTTATGACCCCTGGCGGCGTTAAATCCTACGAAGTTGTAACAATAAAATATGAAGAATTAGTATTTTAATTGTTTTAGATATGTCTTATTCTGGATCAGAAATTTGTCTAAGGTTATGCTTACGAAAAAAAGATTACTCTGATCCACCCAACAAATCTCATATCATATCAAAATTAAAATCTTTTTTTAAAGTAGCTATACATCCAAAATTACATTATTTTTCTTGCTATTGCTTTTTGGTTTGAATAGTATAACTTGTGGTTGTTATAACCACAACTAATATACTATAAAAATAAAAAGGAAAATATATATGAAATATAAATGTGGTACTACATGTCCTCCTGTTAATGGTATTCCCTGTATTGTAATATGCCCTCCTTCTTCATATAGCTATGATTTCTCTCTTCCTAAGGATTTTAA includes these proteins:
- a CDS encoding diacylglycerol/polyprenol kinase family protein translates to MNIEDFDFEKKRKAFHLSAIILPLIYILISRTSITILLFIVTAATLYLDISRHSSIKISEFVTKFFTKIMRADESNGSFALSGSSFMMLGFFLTALLFPKNLAICSWLILIVSDCLAALVGTKIGNSLNNGKSFAGSTAFLLSAIFISILVYFYLGFNTSFIIIIISSIATTAIEFYSKDLKVNDNLSIPLTYCFSTAILSYII
- the greA gene encoding transcription elongation factor GreA — its product is MMAKFPITDQGFEKLEHELKHLKHVERKKVSEDIAEARAHGDLSENAEYEAAREKQAFVEARIKHLEDITARAEIINVAKLSGDRIKFGATVVLIDDETEEEVMYHIVGEYEADITKKRVSIASPIAKALIGKSVGDIVEVMTPGGVKSYEVVTIKYEELVF